GATATTCCGCGGTTTGTGGTGGATGTGGTGATGGCAGCAGGGGCACGCCCCTGCCCGCCGGTTGTGGTAGGTGTTGGTATCGGGGGGACGTTTGATGGTGCGGCGGCGCTTGCGAAGGAGGCACTTCTGGAGCGGATTGATACCATGGATGCATATGAGCAGGGGATCTGTGATGCGATTAATGCACTCGGAATAGGGCCGATGGGGCTTGGCGGGGACACGACGGCGCTGGCGGTGAAGGTGAAGCGCGGATTCTGTCACACAGCATCACTGCCGGTTGCGGTGAATATTCAGTGCTGGTGCTGCCGGCGCGGAGTGCGGGAGGTGGCGCTGTGATCCGTCTGACGACACCGCTGGGTGCGGAGGTACTGGATCTGCGGGCGGGGGACCGCGTGCTTTTGTCAGGGACGATTTATACCGCACGGGATGAGGCGCATCTGAAGATTCTGGAGCAAGGGTTTCCGTTTGATCCGGCGGGTGCAGTGATCTATCACTGCGGGCCGGTGGTCGATACGGGGCGGAATGTGATTGTTGCAGCAGGCCCCACAACGTCTGCGCGGATGAATGGTCTTACTGCGCCAATGGTGGATGCAGGTGTGCGGGCGCTTATTGGGAAGGGGGGAATGTCAGCCGGGGTGCGGCAGGCGCTGGCAGGCCGGGCGGTGTATTTTGCCTTTACCGGCGGGTGTGCGGCTCTTGCAGCCTCGTGTATGGCACTTGCGGGCTGTCATTATCCGGAGCTGGGGATGGCAGAGGCGGTGTGGGAGATTCGTGTGCGGGATATGCCGCTGGTGGTGGGGATTGATGCGCATGGAGGGGATCTGTTTGCAGAGGTGGCGCAGGGTGTGCGCAAACGGTATGATCAGCTGCGCTGGTGAGGCTGCGGGGTTTTACCGTCCCATTCTTTTTGCGGCATCACAGCACCGCCCACCCGAAAGGAATTATTATCTTACCTCCACTCTAACGTATAGTGGTTATCAACCTCAGTTAGTGGTTCTTCATGCTTGAGAATGAATATCAGCTTGAATATTTCAAGCGGGAAGGATTTGTCCGCAAAATCTGTAAAAAATGCGGAATGCCATTCTGGACCCGGGACCCGGAACGTGAAGTCTGCGGTGACGCTCCCTGTGAACCATACCAGTTCATCGGCAACCCCATGTTTGCCAGACACAGTGTGGAAGAGATGCGGGAAGCCTATCTCTCCTACTTCGAGAGAAACGGTCACACCCGTATCAGCCGGTACCCGGTAGCCGCACGGTGGCGCGATGACATTTACCTGACCATCGCATCCATTGCTGACTTCCAGCCGTACGTCACAAGCGGTATCTGCCCTCCTCCGGCAAATCCCCTTACCATCTCCCAGCCGTGCATCCGGCTCAACGACCTCGACAATGTCGGCCGGTCGGGCCGCCACTTCACCTGCTTTGAGATGATGGCGCATCATGCCTTCAACACCGACGACCATCCGGTGTACTGGAAGGACCACTGTGTTGAACTCTGCAGCGGCTTTGTGGAATCCATCGGCGGCGACCTTGCCAACCTCACCTTCAAAGAAAACCCGTGGTTTGGTGGGGGAAACGCCGGTGCAAGCGTCGAAGTTCTGATGGGCGGACTTGAGGTTGCAACGCTCGTCTTCATGAACCTCTCACGGAAGAACTCCGGCAAACCACAGGTCATGATCGACGGCAAGGACTACTATGAAATGCCGCTCCGGATCGTGGATACCGGCTACGGCCTTGAACGGTTTGCTTGGGCATCGCAGGGAACACCGACCGCATATGACGCAGTCTTCCCCGAGATGATCCCGCGGCTCTTAAACGCTGCAGGCATGGAAGACCGCCTCGACAATCCGGAATTTGCACACATTCTCGGAATGAACGCAAAGTTCGCCGGACTCATGGACATTCGCGGCGAAAAACTGCACGATCTCCGGCAGAAAGTAGCTGACGCAACCGGTGTCTCCCTCGCAAAACTGGAAGAAATGATTGTTCCGATGGAAAACATCTATGCACTCTGCGACCACACCCGCTGCCTTGCCTACATGCTCGGCGACTTAATCGTCCCCTCCAACGTCCGCGAAGGATACCTTGCACGTCTCGTTCTGCGCCGCAGCATCAGAATGATGCAGGAAGCAGGCGTTGACGAAGACCTCAGCGATCTTGTCGTTGCACAGATGGAAAAGATCGGTCTCTCCCAGTTTGAACAGGAACCCGCAATCGTCCGTGAGATCATCAGCCGCGAGGTCGAGAAGTACGACGCAACCATTGAGCGTGGAACCCGTACCGTGCAGCGCGTCGGTCAGACCTATGTCAAGAAGAACCAGCCGGTCCCGCTCGAAGAGCTTATCACGCTCTATGACTCCCACGGCATCCCGGTGGATCTGATGGGCCGGATTCTGACCGAGACCGGTGCGCAGTTCGAAATTCCGGACGACTTCGACTCCCAGATAGCCGACATGCACTCGGAGAACGAGGGAGTGAAACCCGAATCCCCGCTATCCAAATACGCAGAGCGTATTGCAGGTCTTCCTGCAACCCGCAGAAGCTACTACGAACGGCCGACCGACATGGAGTTTGAGGCAACCATTGTGGACGTCTTTGACGACTACGTCATTCTCGATCATACCCTCTTCTACCCCGAAGGCGGAGGCCAGCCGTCCGATACCGGAACATTTGTCACAATTGACACCATGATCCGCGTGGATGAAGTGGTAAAGTCCGGCGACGTGATTCTTCACAAGGTCCGCGGTCCCGGACTCAAACGCGGCG
The nucleotide sequence above comes from Methanocorpusculum vombati. Encoded proteins:
- a CDS encoding FumA C-terminus/TtdB family hydratase beta subunit encodes the protein MIRLTTPLGAEVLDLRAGDRVLLSGTIYTARDEAHLKILEQGFPFDPAGAVIYHCGPVVDTGRNVIVAAGPTTSARMNGLTAPMVDAGVRALIGKGGMSAGVRQALAGRAVYFAFTGGCAALAASCMALAGCHYPELGMAEAVWEIRVRDMPLVVGIDAHGGDLFAEVAQGVRKRYDQLRW
- the alaS gene encoding alanine--tRNA ligase, with translation MLENEYQLEYFKREGFVRKICKKCGMPFWTRDPEREVCGDAPCEPYQFIGNPMFARHSVEEMREAYLSYFERNGHTRISRYPVAARWRDDIYLTIASIADFQPYVTSGICPPPANPLTISQPCIRLNDLDNVGRSGRHFTCFEMMAHHAFNTDDHPVYWKDHCVELCSGFVESIGGDLANLTFKENPWFGGGNAGASVEVLMGGLEVATLVFMNLSRKNSGKPQVMIDGKDYYEMPLRIVDTGYGLERFAWASQGTPTAYDAVFPEMIPRLLNAAGMEDRLDNPEFAHILGMNAKFAGLMDIRGEKLHDLRQKVADATGVSLAKLEEMIVPMENIYALCDHTRCLAYMLGDLIVPSNVREGYLARLVLRRSIRMMQEAGVDEDLSDLVVAQMEKIGLSQFEQEPAIVREIISREVEKYDATIERGTRTVQRVGQTYVKKNQPVPLEELITLYDSHGIPVDLMGRILTETGAQFEIPDDFDSQIADMHSENEGVKPESPLSKYAERIAGLPATRRSYYERPTDMEFEATIVDVFDDYVILDHTLFYPEGGGQPSDTGTFVTIDTMIRVDEVVKSGDVILHKVRGPGLKRGDRVKGVVDEERRWALMRHHSGTHVILRAAKEVLGPHIHQAGSQLSTDTARLDIRHYTHITPEQLKQIEIVANRLVMENLPVMIKMESRTKAEQKFGFALYQGGVPPGKELRIVQMGAEVQACAGTHCQSTGEIGPVKLLRLEHIQDGVERVEFAAGFAALDAMQHIQTLLNTSADTLSVQTENLPASVERFFTEWKDQRKEIERLRAKIAELELSRLEGVVVNGIEVVIKQVDVSRKELVTVAGAVAARGGVAVLITTADGIGVVAASGVTGKVHAGQLVSAVCAELGGKGGGKENLAQGAGSDAAKIADAIAKADTLIRAQL